The window AGCGGGCTTGTGCTACGTTTCACGCGGTACGCGCGCGACGGCATTCTCTAGCCTCGTGACCATACCTAGTGTTGAGAGGACAACGACTCTGCACTAGGACCTTAACTGGCGTCTGAAGTGGTGGAACACTTTTCGACGTTAAGTTGCTGGTTCCCGTCTATCTAGACCGAAACGCTCTCCCGTGTCAACGCGGGGGAGCGTTTTTCGCATAGGGCTGTGGAAGGCCGTCATCTACACTATCAGATAGTCCTATCCCCCCACCCTAGATACCACTCTTGCGGCGCCGCCTACGGTTCTTCAGAATCCAGTTAGACTTGTAAGAAGTGCCTGCGGCAGTGAGGTTATTTATAAGTCAGCCGCTTGCCGACGATGCCAGAAATTGATTTGGACATTCACTCCGCATCCCCCACCCCCAGAGCCATGCGCTCATTATACCGAAAATCGAATTCTTCGAGGTAGCGCTTCAAGTGCTTCTGACTGACGTGGTGATAGGTGCCGTTGATTCCCCGTTTCATTATCGAGAAGAAGCCTTCAATCGTATTCGTGTACACGTCGCCGCGCACGTGTTCACCGATGCTGTGATTGACGGATTCGTGCTTCTCATAAAGGCGACCAAAGGCCCTTCGAGGTTGCGCCTTCGTCCGTGTAAACAACGGTCGGGCCGTGAAGTTGGGCATCTAAAATTGGGGCCAAGTTGGCAGCGTTAACCTTTGGAACGTGGTGAGAGCGAACCCGCCCATTGCGCTCAACCAGCGAATAGACGGCCTCTTTGTCGACGCCGCCCGTTCCCTTGTGCTTGCGCTTGCTGGGATGAACCGCAAAATTCGCTGGACTCAGATACAACCCCAGGTAAATAATGCCTTTTAAATCGCAATGAATGGGGGTTGTTCGGTGAAGACATTTTTATTTGCCCTTTCCATCACTCTGACGTTGATTTCGAACTCCGAAGCTCGCGATGACACGAGCGTGCAATCGAACATCAAGTGGTGCTTGATCGACGGAGCGGGAGAGATCCAGGGCAGGAACACAATGCGCATCGCGATTAATGACGGAGACCTTGGCAGAGCCGAATTTGATTTCCGTCGCGGATTTGGAGCTTGCGTCGGCTACGATGGAACAAAGACCAGAAACTACGCTGAATGGGAGGCCGCTGACTCCGCTGGTCCGCTGAAGTACGGACGTTCGCTTTACGGCAAGTATCTCCGTACTCACAGACGTTAGGCAGCGTAGCGCGACCGCAAGTTGCGAGCCCGTTCGCGGCCCAACGTGCGGGCCAGGAAATCTGGGCCGCAGTACTTCACGACTGTCTTGACCGCGACAACCGGGACGTACGTTTTCTGTGAGGCGGCATAAGCGAGCGCAGGCAAGATGATATCAGGCAACGAGTCGACGAGCACGAGAGCTTTAAGACTATCGTTGCACTCGCGCAGCTTCATCAATGCCGGAATGAGAATGTCTAGTGGCGCTTCGCTGTGCGCAAGGTCATGCGCTTGGCCTCCGCCCGGTCACCGGGGCTCGCCTCTCGACAAAGTGACTATATGATCATGGTCATTCCATTGATCGGTGCCACGCGGCTACTAGCTGAATAGTAATGGCCGTTAAAGGAGAAATCCGATGACCAAGCAAACCGAAGCGTTCACCAAATATCATCGCTATCAACTCGTGCACGGCGACGATGCCGACTTCATCTCCTATCAGCGGCATCTCGGTGACGGCGTCTGGCAGACGTTTTCAACGTGGATGATTCCGCGCACGGACTGCCACTAAACCCATCTGATCGCCGCGAAGCCGTCCAAACGGTCAGGGGTGCCGCCTCCAAACTCTCGCGCCGTGGAGAGCGCCCCCTCACTCCCCCTCGCCTGCCGGCTTCGCGTCCGGCGCCAGCACCAGCTCGGCATCGGCGGCGACGTAGCGGACATAGCGGTAGTCGCGGATAAAACTGATCCGGCCGTCGTGCCACTCGAGCCACATGATGTAGCTCGGCTTCTGATCGGCGCGGTCTTCGAACACCGCGATCACTTCCCTTCCCTCGAGCCAGGCCGGCGCCAGCCAGACGCCATCGATCTTGGCATAGATCGAGAAGAACATGCCGACGTCAGCGGCGCCGACGCGAAGCGGATGCGTGGCCTGATTGAGTTTGACGTCGTGGGCGAGCATCGCCCGCAGGCCATCCCAGTCGCGCTGATTGAACAGCGCGACATAGCGCGCCACCGCAGCGGACGCCGGGCGCGGCTCGGCAAGCGTGGCGGCTTGCGCGTTGATCTCGCGAAGACGCGCGCGACCCCGCGCCAGATGGCCCTTCACGGCGTCGACGGTGAGGTTAAGGAGTGCGGCGATCTCTGAGAGCTGCTCGTCGAGCACGTCCTTCAGGATGACGACGCTGCGCTGGGTGGTGGGAAGCTCGGCAAAGCGCGACACCGCGGTCTTCACCGCTTCCTGGCGCATCAGCATTTCCACGGGATCAGGGCTCGCCTCGTCGGCGACATCGGCGGCGGCGTCGATCGGCTCCGTCAGGCGCACCGTCCGGCCGCGCAGCAGGTCGAGCGCGCGGTTGTGCGCGATCCGGAACAGCCAGGGTCGAAGCGGCGGCATCTCCTCCAACTCCTCCAACGCCACGAGGGCCCGGGCGAGCGTGTCCTGCACGACATCCTCGCCGTCGATGACCGATCCCATGAGACGCGCGCTATAGCGATGCAGCTCGGGCCGCAGCTCGCCGGCCAGAGCGAGCAGCTCCGCCCGGCGGTCGTCGTTTCGTGGGGGTCGTCCTGCGCTCAAGCCGCCGCTCCCTCAAGCATTGTTATTCCGGTGTCGCCCTTGAGCCCGAAGGCGAGGCCCTCGGCATATTTCGGGTCGTCGAGCACGGAAACAACCTTCTCGCCGAAGTCGCGAGGCGGCATCGGCGCGCCGAAGCGGGCCAGGTACGCTTCGAGCGTGAGGCCCAGGTGCCCCGCATAGGCGGTAGACGCCGCGTCGCCGACCCCGGTTCCACCCACCATCTGCCGCGGCACGATCGCCTGGAAATTGATCCCCAGGTCCCTCTGCTGCGAGACGCTATTGGCGTACTGGGCCATGAACCAGAGCATGCGTTTGGCGCCGCCATAGCCGCCCGACATCGGCGATCCGTTGACGGCCGCGCCGCTTGACACCACCAGGACGCGGCTTCCGGGCTTGAGCGGCACGTTGAGTGCGGCCTGCAGCCAATAGAGCCCACCCCTGACGTCGGTCTCCCAGGTCGCGGTGAAATCCGCCCAGCTGATTTGGTCCAACCGGCCCATAAGCGGCGTCGCGCCGGCGTTCAGCGCCAGGATGTCCGGTCGAACCTGGCTAAGGATGCGGTGGGCAGCGGCCTCGTCCGTCACGTCGGCGGTGACGGTGGCGACGCCCAGCCGCGCGCCGACTGCCTGGAGCGCGTCCGCGCCGCGGGCGACGACCGTCACTTTTGCGCCGTGCGCGACCAACGCCTCGACCAGTCCCAGGCCAAGGCCACGGCTTCCGCCGGTGACGACGACATTTTTGTCTTTGAGGCTCATCGGTTTGCTCCGGTGTCTGATGTCTAGAGCGGGATGACTTTTCTTCGAATCGTCATCCCGCTCTATCTTTTTGTTTGAGCATGATCTTTTCGGAAAACCGGTACCCACTTTTCCGGATCATGCTCTAGGTACGCTTAAGACGATCGAGGCCCGGAAAAGGAGTCAACCAGCGCCGCATATTGGCGCTCCAGCGCCTTGGCCGCGCCGCCGCGCCAGCTCTCCGCCATGGTCGCCGACATTTGATCCGGAAAGATGTCCTCCTCCCCCTTCTCCACCCCGTCGAAGATCGCTCGCGCGACCGAGGCCG is drawn from Bradyrhizobium lablabi and contains these coding sequences:
- a CDS encoding SDR family oxidoreductase translates to MSLKDKNVVVTGGSRGLGLGLVEALVAHGAKVTVVARGADALQAVGARLGVATVTADVTDEAAAHRILSQVRPDILALNAGATPLMGRLDQISWADFTATWETDVRGGLYWLQAALNVPLKPGSRVLVVSSGAAVNGSPMSGGYGGAKRMLWFMAQYANSVSQQRDLGINFQAIVPRQMVGGTGVGDAASTAYAGHLGLTLEAYLARFGAPMPPRDFGEKVVSVLDDPKYAEGLAFGLKGDTGITMLEGAAA
- a CDS encoding transposase, producing MPNFTARPLFTRTKAQPRRAFGRLYEKHESVNHSIGEHVRGDVYTNTIEGFFSIMKRGINGTYHHVSQKHLKRYLEEFDFRYNERMALGVGDAE
- a CDS encoding sigma-70 family RNA polymerase sigma factor, with the protein product MSAGRPPRNDDRRAELLALAGELRPELHRYSARLMGSVIDGEDVVQDTLARALVALEELEEMPPLRPWLFRIAHNRALDLLRGRTVRLTEPIDAAADVADEASPDPVEMLMRQEAVKTAVSRFAELPTTQRSVVILKDVLDEQLSEIAALLNLTVDAVKGHLARGRARLREINAQAATLAEPRPASAAVARYVALFNQRDWDGLRAMLAHDVKLNQATHPLRVGAADVGMFFSIYAKIDGVWLAPAWLEGREVIAVFEDRADQKPSYIMWLEWHDGRISFIRDYRYVRYVAADAELVLAPDAKPAGEGE